From Nicotiana tabacum cultivar K326 chromosome 20, ASM71507v2, whole genome shotgun sequence, one genomic window encodes:
- the LOC107763098 gene encoding F-box/FBD/LRR-repeat protein At1g13570, translating to MMHKKGKNHSCRIVPPDILSYLPENVIDAIVIHLPLRDAVRTSILSKKWRYTWCRLQKLTLDQAFWKTTNNLISPTIRFTDIMYHLLTLHVGPLTKFTLSIGDLRNCPKIDNLICFLSRNGIQHLVLQFPKDNLYKLPSSFFTCFQIRHLSLHKCLINPPPAFKGFDKLVALELCEVTISSKFLVSLISYSPLLEQLVLQSSISDHIQIKAPKLISFDFTGSLKLISLMDVPLLAKLSLVDIDEGGSCDIAKFLESFPALEHLHLNCYSVQFLAGKVPKQLLSPLNCLKRLYLSDICLDAVDEASCVLCLIRSSPYLQDIEIQLYDSDSGDDDVMEELAALESREVESFSDVTLNHLRAVKLTGIIGLVPEMELIQLLLAKSPMLIRMLIEPGVGDNSPETRLKVLAEITKFRRASSKAEVVYKVA from the exons ATGATGCATAAGAAGGGCAAGAATCATAGTTGTCGAATTGTACCTCCCGATATACTTAGCTATCTTCCAGAGAATGTAATAGATGCCATTGTAATACATTTGCCTTTACGAGATGCTGTTAGGACAAGCATCTTATCGAAGAAATGGAGGTATACTTGGTGCAGACTTCAAAAGTTGACACTTGATCAAGCATTTTGGAAAACGACGAATAACTTAATATCCCCTACAATTAGATTTACAGACATCATGTACCACCTTTTGACCCTCCATGTAGGACCACTTACTAAGTTTACCCTCTCCATTGGTGATCTGAGAAACTGTCCTAAAATTGATAACTTGATATGTTTTCTCTCTAGGAATGGCATTCAGCATCTTGTTCTTCAATTTCCGAAGGATAACCTATACAAATtgccttcttcatttttcacatGTTTTCAAATAAGACATCTGAGTCTCCATAAATGTTTAATAAATCCTCCACCTGCTTTCAAAGGATTTGATAAGTTAGTTGCCCTCGAACTTTGTGAAGTCacaatttcttccaaatttctTGTAAGTTTAATCTCTTACAGCCCGTTGCTCGAGCAGCTTGTGCTGCAATCAAGTATCTCCGATCACATTCAAATTAAAGCTCCCAAGTTGATATCCTTTGACTTCACAGGCAGTttaaaattaatttccttaatgGATGTCCCTCTTCTTGCAAAACTTTCACTTGTAGATATAGATGAGGGAGGAAGCTGTGATATTGCCAAGTTTCTTGAGTCTTTTCCTGCTCTCGAGCATCTCCACTTGAATTGTTATAGTGTCCAG TTCTTAGCAGGCAAAGTACCAAAACAGCTCCTCTCTCCTCTTAACTGTCTTAAACGTCTTTACCTATCTGACATATGTCTAGATGCCGTAGATGAGGCTTCATGTGTTCTTTGCTTGATAAGAAGCTCCCCATATTTACAGGACATTGAAATTCAG TTGTATGATTCAGATTCTGGGGATGATGATGTTATGGAGGAGCTTGCTGCTCTAGAATCTCGTGAAGTTGAAAGCTTCTCAGATGTGACATTGAATCACCTGAGAGCTGTTAAGCTTACAGGTATAATAGGCTTAGTTCCTGAAATGGAACTTATCCAGCTTCTCTTAGCCAAGTCTCCAATGCTCATCAGAATGCTAATCGAGCCCGGGGTAGGAGATAATTCTCCTGAAACAAGACTCAAGGTACTCGCAGAGATAACAAAGTTTCGTCGGGCATCATCTAAAGCAGAAGTTGTTTATAAAGTTGCATAG